The genomic region ATTTGCGCACCCAGTTTGGCTGGAAGATCATCTTTATTCAAGCTACGGTGGTTATCGCCATCAACCTACTGACAGTGTTGTTCTTCTTTAAAGAGCCCGTAGTAGCCCACAAAGAAAAACAACCCATCCTCACTGAGATCAAGAACTCTGTAATGAATATCGTCGATGCACTCAAGGACAAGCGCCTTACCATCCTCCTTATACTGATGATGGCTTTCTGGACGATGTTCAACCAGCTTTTCTATACCCTGCCTAACTTCATTGAGGACTGGGTAAACTCATCAGCCTTGAGCAATTGGATCAACCAGCACCTGCCTTTCTTAGGGCAGCTACTTACCCAAGATGGACAAGTGAAGCCCGAGTGGTTCACTAACATCGACTCACTGATGATCATCCTCTTGCAGGTGATGGTATCGTACTTCGTCACTAAGATGAAGCACATACACGCGATGATCCGTGGGGCTATCATCGCCACTATTGGGGTGAGCCTGACGTTCTTCACTCATAATTGGGTGTTTACTGTGCTCGGTACGATGATTTTTGCTATTGGCGAAATGGCTTCAAGCCCTACCCTATCTTCATTTATTGCAATGATTACCCCAAAAGGGAAAGAAGCGCTCTACCAAGGGACGTATTTCTTACCTGTGGCGGCAGGCAACTTCTTTACGGGCTTTATCGCTGGGGACTTGTACCAAGCGTGGTCGGATAAGTTTACACTTTTGCAGAAATATATGGGTGCTAAGGGAATGAACATCCCTGAGGTGGTAAGCAGTGATGTGTATACTCAGCAGGCGTCGCAGGCATTGAGTATGAATACTGAGCAATTCCGCAGTACTTTCCAGATAGGGCAAGAGAACGTGGATTGGAGCGCTGTGGTGCAACAGGTGCGCCTCTATGCCGAGCAACACGCTATCGACATTAGTGCCTTGCCTTTGCCTTCAAAGAAAGTGTTCTTCAACGAGGCTGCCAACCAGTTGCAGATGCAGCCTTGGGAGCTAACACAACAGCTATGGGACACTTATCACCCCAATAAGCTATGGCTGGTGATCTGCGGGGTAGGCATCTTCGCAGTGGTGTCGTTATACCTTTACAATTTGCTGTTGGTACGCCCCTTAAGAAGTAAATCAAGCGGAGAAGAATAATTAAATTTGCTTTTTCATAGAAGTCCCCTATGTGCCATACAGAGCGCATAGGGGATTTTCGTTTACTTTATGAGCTTTGCCACTGTGCGGAACTGAGGGTGTTCTGAGGTGCGCAATAGGGCAAAGAGCGCTGACTCGGTGGTGGTGAGCTTTACACCCTCACTTTGTAGCATTGCAAGGGCTGTGGCTTTATTATCGGCGGTGCGCGAGGAAACGGCATCGGCTACGACATAAACCTCAAAGCCTGCCTCGAGCATATCGAGCGCCGTTTGGTAGATACATATATGGGTTTCTATCCCAATGAGGAGCACCTGCGGACGGTAATGAGTTTGCAGCCTCTCGACGAACTCAGGGTTGCCATAGGCGGAGAAGGTTTTCTTCGTTATCGCTCCGTTGTCTGTCCGAAGGGCAACAAGCGAGGGATGGGTAGCTCCGAGCTTGTCGGGGGTTTGCTCTACCCAAAGGATAGGAATGCCGAGTGCTTGGGCTCCTTGCACCATAATACGGCTATTGGCAAGCATCTCGTCGGACTTATAAACGATCTGGGAGAGCTTTCCTTGAATGTCTAATACGACTAACTGTGTTTGTTGGATTTGTAACATATTGATTTGATTTCTGTTTAAACTTTTAAACCTGTTGTTGATATATCCAATGTTAATCATCCTTTCCTATTTCTTTGTTCTTTTGTCTTGAAACAAAAGAACCAAAAATTCAAGGCTGTGGATGCTTAGGCGAGTAAATCAACGTCCCTCGCTGAAAATCTTTTAACTCGCTATCGCTCGAACAGAAAAGATTTTCCACGCTCGTGCCGCTGATTTACTCAGCCACGCCTCCAAGGCCAGCCCAGATCGTGAAAGCGATCCGTGAATAGCGCAAAGGGAAAAGTTTAAACAAGTTCTTACTTTATTGAAAGGGCAAAGATAGGATTTTTTATTGAAATTTTAGCAGTTCGCTACTTTTTTGTATCTTTGCACCCGCTATGGAGGATACAAAAAGAGACATACGCGCCTTGACCAAGGAGGAACTCAGGAGCTTCTTTGAGGCTAATGGAGATAAGGCTTTCAGGGGGAATCAGGTGTATGAGTGGCTTTGGAATAAGGGGTTGCATCGTTTTGAGGATATGACGAACCTTCCGAAGGCAACCCGCGAGATGCTTGAGGCGCATTTTGCCATTAACCACATCAAGGTGGATGTGATGCAGCGCAGCGATGATGGTACTATCAAGAATGCCGTGCGGCTACACGATGGGTTGCTGGTGGAATCGGTGCTCATCCCGACGGAGAACAGAACTACTGCCTGTGTGTCAAGCCAAGTGGGGTGTAGCTTGAATTGTTCGTTTTGTGCTACAGCGCGTTTGAAACGTATGCGCAATTTGCTTCCTGATGAGATTTTCGACCAAGTGAAAGTGATTGATGACCAGAGCAAAATGTTTTTCGGTCGGCCTTTATCAAACATTGTGTTTATGGGAATGGGTGAACCGCTGATGAACTACAACAATGTGCTTAAAGCTATTGATAAAATCACCTCGGAGGAGGGTTTGGGGATGTCAGCCAAGCGCATCACAGTGTCGACTTCGGGAGTGCCGAAACTCATTAAGAAAATGGCGGATGATGGCGTGAAGTTTAAGTTGGCAGTCTCTCTCCACTCAGCGATCGATGAGGTGCGTACCAGCATTATGCCTTTCAACACGCAGTTTCCGCTTTCTGAACTTCGAGAAGCCCTTTCCCACTGGTACCAGAAGACAAAAAACAGGATTACTTACGAATACGTGGTGTGGAAAGGCATCAATGACCAGAAGAAAGACGTCGACGCACTGATAAAATTCTGCAAGTTTGCCCCTTCAAAGGTGAACCTAATAGAATACAACCCTATTGACGATGGCAACTTCCAGCAAGCCGCTGCCGAAAGCCTCACAATGTATCAAACAATGCTTGAAGACGCAGGGATTACCGTTACGGTGCGCCGCTCACGAGGGAAAGACATTGATGCCGCTTGTGGGCAATTGGCAAACAAGGCTGCCAAAGAATAGATAGGCGCAATATTAGAAAAATCTTGTAAAAATTCGTGTAGAATAACCGTGTGTAAAATAAAAAACGTATCTTTGCACGGTGAAAAGAATTTTAATTTATTTAACAATGAAAAGATTTATTTTTTTATCCGTAATGATGTTTGCTTTCCTTTCTTCGTGTGGAAGTAAAGACGATGACAAAATGCCTAATGATGCTACTATCGAAAAAATGCTTGTAGGCAGATGGAAAATGATTGCCATTGGCTTGAACGGCAATAATAAAGAAGTAGAACGTATCCCCTATGCATCACCACCTTATGAGTGTCAGCATTTACTCATAAATGTTCAAAAGTCAGGGCAAGTATTTCTTTACAGAGAATGTCCAACCGATTATAAGAAGGCTTCCCCTTCACTAACAACAGATTTTACATATCGTGTGTCAGGAAGAACAATTCTCACAGAATATCCTGGACATCCTGGGGAAGGAGAGAAACTAAAAATAGATAGCATCACAGACGACGCCTTTGAGCTTGCACCAAGAGATAAACACGTATCTGAAACGCGATTCAAAGCAAGCGTTGTTAAATATATTCTACGCTACGAACGCATTGAATAACTTATGAATGTTAAAATCCACTCAAACGATAATGTATTTAAATGCAATATTATGTGCTTTTAACAATGGTAATGTAGTATATAAGAATATTTTAGGACAATGAATTACGATCATAAAAAGATAGAAGCCTTCTGGCAAGCCTATTGGGCGGAGCACCAGACTTTCAAGGCAAACAACGCTACCGACAAGCCGAAATACTATGTGCTGGATATGTTCCCTTATCCATCGGGGGCTGGGCTGCACGTCGGGCACCCACTCGGCTATATTGCCAGTGATATCGTAGCGAGATACAAGCGCCATAAGGGTTTCAACGTATTACACCCACAAGGCTACGACAGCTTTGGGCTTCCTGCCGAACAATATGCCATTGCCACTGGGCAACACCCTGCCATCACCACGGCGCAGAACATTGCCCGCTATAGAGAGCAGCTCGACAAGATGGGCTTCTCATTTGATTGGAGCAGAGAGGTTAAAACCTCCGACCCTAATTACTACAAGAACACACAATGGATCTTCGCTCAGCTGTTCGAGGCTTGGTACGACAAAAACGCCGATAAAGCCCAGCCGATAAGCGCCCTCATCGACATTTTCACCTCCCAAGGCAACGGAAAGGTCAATGCCGCTTGCGACGACGACACACCTACCTTTAGTGCCGAAGAGTGGAACGCTTTTCCGCCTGAACGCCAGCAGGAAATCCTTTTGAAATACCGACTTACCTACCTCGCCGAGACGGAAGTAAACTGGTGTCCTGCGCTGGGCACCGTCCTTGCGAATGACGAGGTGATTAACGGTCGCTCAGAGCGTGGCGGCCACCCTGTGATCCGTAAGAAAATGACACAATGGAGTATGCGCATTACGGCGTACGCTGAGCGCCTACTCACTGGCTTACAATCCATCGATTGGAGCGAATCCATCAAGGAAAGCCAGCGCAATTGGATAGGTAAATCCGTCGGCGCCAGTATTACTTTTCACCTTCAAAATAGTAATGAAAATGACCCTGTAATCGAGGTCTTCACCACGCGCCCCGACACTATTTACGGCGTAACTTACCTCACCCTTGCGCCTGAACATCCACTGGTGGAGCAAATCACTTCGACAGCCCAGCAGCAAGCCGTTTTGCAATACAAAGAGGAGGCTTCCAAGCGGTCGGAACGCGATCGTATGGCGGATACTAAAACCATCTCGGGGGTGTTTACGGGTGCCTACGCCCTACACCCGCTTACCCACCAGCCGATACCCATTTGGGTGGGCGACTACGTGCTTTCCAATTATGGGACGGGCGCTGTGATGGCAGTACCCGCAGGCGACGACCGTGATTTCGCCTTTGCACAATTTTTTAAAGGAAAAACAGGGATGCCAGCTATCAAAAACATCTTTGATAAAGACATTTCTGAGGGGGCGTACACCGAAAAAGGCGGCTTCAAGTTGCAAAACTCCGACGTGTTGAACGGTTTGGACTACAAAGAAGCCTTCACCAAAGCCATAGAAACCTTAATCGCTGCGAAATCAGGTGCCCGCAAGGTGAATTATCGCTTGAGAGATGCTGTTTTTTCTCGACAACGCTATTGGGGAGAACCTTTCCCCGTGTATTACGTCAATAATTTGCCACAACTGATCGACGAAAAATATTACCCCATCCTCCTGCCAGAGGTAGAGAAATATTTACCAACGGAAACGGGCGAACCACCGTTGGGGAACGCTTCTGTGTGGGCGTGGGACACTGAAAGCGGCGCGGTAGTCGAAAATGCAAAAGTGAACAACACTACCGTCTTCCCGATGGAGCTCAATACGATGCCTGGGTGGGCTGGCTCCTCGTGGTACTGGCTTTCGTATATGCGCGATGCCGCCCACCGCGAAGGTTTCCCCGAAAGTGCCGAAGTGAATTACTGGCGCGACGTAGATTTATACGTCGGGGGTAGTGAGCACGCCACTGGGCACTTGCTGTACAGCCGTTTTTGGAATAAATTCCTCAAAGACATCGGTAGGGTAAGCGTTGAGGAACCCTTTACAAAGCTCATCAACCAAGGGATGATCTTAGGAATGAGCGCCTTTGCTTATCGTCTGGAAGGAACCAACACCTTCGTGAGCAAAAACCGCATCAATGGCAGAAAAGTACAACCTTTGCACGTCGATATTTCCCTACTGAAGGATGTTACCGACGAGTTGGATATTGATAAATTCAAAAGCTGGCGTGCCGACTATGCTAACGCCGAATTCGAGTTGGAAGACGGCAGGTACCTCTGTGGACGCGAAGTAGAAAAGATGTCCAAATCGAAGTACAACGTTGTCAATCCTGACGATATCTGTATGCAGTATGGTGCCGATACATTGCGCCTGTACGAGATGTTCCTCGGACCGATAGATCAAGCTAAACCTTGGAATACGGCTGGCATCTCAGGGGTATACAACTTTTTGCGCAAACTATGGCGCCTCTACGCAGGGGAAAACGGACTTCAAGTGAATGATGAGACACCTACCGAAGGAATGCTAAAATCACTTCACAAGACTATTAAAAAGGTGAATGAAGATATAGAGTCGTTTTCGTTTAACACCTCTATAAGCCAATTTATGATATGCGTCAATGAGCTCAGCGCCCAAAAGTGTCGCAGTAGGGCAGTGTTGGAGCCACTGGTAGTGCTACTATCGCCCTTTGCGCCGCATATCGCTGAAGAACTGTGGCACCTACTGGGGCACAACCAGAGTGTGGAATACACTCCTTACCCCCTTCACGAGGATAAGTACTTGGTGGAGAGCACTAAGGAGTACCCCGTGTCCTTCAATGGGAAAGTGCGCTTCAAAAGAGATTTCCCAGCCGATATGGCGCCTTCTGAAATTGAAAAAGCCATCCTTGCCGATGCGCAAACCGTTGCACAGCTCGCTGGCGCCTCACCAAAGAAAGTTATTGTTGTTCCTAACAAAATTATAAATATTGTTATGTAAATTGTATTGATTGTTAATTAAGTTTATTGTTAATACTGCATCGCTGAGATAGTGATGCAGTATTTTTTTTGTCCTATTCCGATAGCTTTCTTTATAAATCAATAATATACCTATTTTTATAAAAGAAAAGCAAAATACAACTTTATTTTACAAAAATCGTCTATAAAACGATAAAAATAAACACTAATTATACCTACAACACACTCCATTTTTATAAATTATAACCTTATTATTTCTTAAAAAACATTTTTAGGGATGATATAAAATTTTATTTCCTTCAACCATTGCGTAGTTTAATAAGATAAAAAATAAAAATGACTACAAACTGCAACATTTTATAAGAATAAAACACAAAAAAGTAATACGACTGCTACATTGTTGCTTTTTGTGTTTTTATTTTTGATAACGTTTCATATAGGTTTATAAAAATGTGTCATCGGGTGATGCACCTATTAAAGGAGAAATATTTTATATATTAAGCATAAAAACTACGGATAAAAGATATAAAATAACAAAAATTTTTTACTTATAAATCATTGTAAATCATTGTATTATTGAAATTGTTAATAACTTTGTTGATAACTTTACAAAACTTTTTGCCGAAAAAATTTGCACGTTTCAAAAAGTCACCATATCTTTGCCGCGTAAAACAAAAGTTACTTATAAAAAGGTTATGGCAACACTAAAATTATTAGAACGTGCGAAAGTAACAGAAGTAGATGATACTTCCGACCGATTGATCACCTTATATAAGAGTGAATCAGGATTGAGTAAAGATGCCTTCCTGACTTCTTTATTTGCTGAGATCCAAAAACTCTCTGACCAAATCACCGAAGCCATTAAGCGCGACACAGGTGTCTCGGAATTGCTAAAGGCAGATAGAGTGCGCAACAAATCGCTAAGCAACCTCAACCGCGCCCTTTTAGGCTATAGCGCTATGCCTATACCTACCCTAAAAGAGCCTGCCGAAAAGCTACACAAGCTCTATAATAAGTACTGTGTAAAGATATTAAGAAAAAATTACGCCGACAAATCGTCGATGATTGAATCTTTGTTGCAGGCTTTTGCTGGAGAGGAGCCAGTAGCCCTCACTGCAAACCTCACTGGGGTTAAAGAGTGCGTAGACGACTTGAAGGATAGTCAAACAAAGTTCCACACAATGCGCGTAACCTACGAGAAAGCCGTAGCCAAGCAGGCACAGACGGAGAATGCAACTGCACTGAAAAAAACGCTTTTAGATCGCATTAATGTAAAGTTAGTGCCTTATGCAAATACTATGAAGATGGTAGATGAGAAAAAGTACAAACACTTTTACGACACCATTGTGCAGATCATCACTGACACGAATGCAGCGATCAAACTAAGGAGTGGAAAGAAAGTGAGAAAGAAAAAGAATTAGTTATGAAAAATCGAAAGGCGCATTATTCTTTCATTTGGTAAGTTATTTTATAGTAAAGCTTTTTTTTACAGTTTTTTAATGCACCTTTTGATTTTAAAAATGATTTGATTACAAATTAATAATTACTACTCAAATTCATTAAGACTGTTGGAAAAAACTAAAGTTATTGATACATTGAAAGGTGTAGGCTTAAGCTCATTTTAAAACTTTTAAAAAACTTATTATTATTAATTACTAATCTACACCTTTCTTTTAAAAAAAGATAGAAGTAAAAGTTACTTCATAAGTTCATTGAAAAGATAGTAAAGAAATATATTGCAGTATTGTTTCTTTTGAGAAATTAGTCAGTATATTAGCGGAAATAGTTGTAAAAGTGCGTGATTAGATTTTTTATGATTTGCTTTCCATAGTAATATAAACATTGTACGGAAGGCGCAGCGTTGGGGTTTGAAATTGCTTATTGTCATAATAGTTTTTTCTAGCTGCGCCTTCTTTTTTTAAAAATCGAGATTTTGCTTCTTTGCCATAGGAGTTTTTTAAAAAAATGGAATAAATATTTTTCGTTGTTCGCTATATATATTGACGATATGAGGTGTGGAGGGTACCCTCCCTCTACATCTCTTTTTTTGAGATACTTTATTTTTTTTAATCATAGTAATTTGGCAAGACCATATATGTACAAAAATTATATGATTGAGCTATCCGAATAGGGTGCGTGTGCAGTTCCATTTTACTTGCATCCTATTCTTTTTTATGTTAATACTTCATTTCACATTAAATTTCATCAACGACCTTGTCCTGTCATAAGGTCGTTTTCTTTTTTACTGAAAAAAATACTTGTCTATTCCAAAATTATTTTATAACTTTGCAGCGTATTTCACCCATAAGATGAACAGCGGTATTCACATAGCACGAAAAAGAAAAAAACACTACAAACTCAGGTACTTAGTTTGGGTAGTGGGCGTGTTGCTCTTCCTGGCGATTACCTATGTGGTGTACTACTTTTTAATGCAGCAAACCACTAACCAAGAGTATGAGCCCGTGCAGCCTATTCATTTTTCGCACAAAGTGCACGCTGACGACAATAAGATCGATTGCCAGTTCTGCCATTCGGGGGTGAGAAGCAGTGGTATAGCCGATATTCCACCACTAAGCGTTTGTATGACGTGCCACACGGAGATTAATGAATACTTCGGAGATGGCAGCAAAAAAGCTAATAGGAATAAGCCTCTCTACGACAACGAAATCAAAAAACTGTATAAGTATGTGGGTTTCAACGGGCAAACATTCCAGTATACGGGGCAGAAAAAGCCTATCCAATGGGTAAGGGTTAATAATTTGCCCGACCACGTGCATTTTAACCATTCGCAGCACGTAGTTTTGGGCAAACTCGATTGTCAAGTCTGTCACGGGGAAGTTTCTAAAATGGAAACTGTTCGACAGGCAGCACCGCTCACAATGGGTTGGTGCATCGAGTGTCACCGCACGATGGAAGTGCAAAATCTTAACGGAAAATACTATCAAAATTACAAAGAGGAGCACGCGCGGCTAGCAAAAAAGCTCGGTGTGAAGCGGTTGACCGTCGCACAGCTGGGTGGTACCGAATGTAGCAAATGTCACTATTAATCCGCAATATTTTTCAAAATAATGGCAGAGGAAAAGCAGTATTGGAAAAATATAGAGGAACTCAGCCCAGAATATCAACTCTCTGACGATCAACTTAAAGAGTTTGCTGAGGAGATACCGATAGAGGAATTTATCGGCGAGACTTCTATGCTTAAAAATACCCATTCCTCACGCCGAGATTTCTTAAAATTCGTTGGGTTTAGCACTATGGCAGCCGCAATGGCTTCGTGCGAGGGACCAGTACGGAAAAGTATTCCTTATTTAGTGGCACCCGAGCAGCTGCGGGCAGGTATTCCCAATTATTATGCTACTTCTATCAACGATGGCTATGATTTTGCTTCTATTTTAGTAAAAACGCGAGAAGGGCAACCTATTTTTATCGAAAGAAATAAAGAAGCAGGTACTTTTAGCTGTACTAATGCGCGCATTATTGCTTCAGTGCTGGGTTTGTATGATAATTCGCGGGTAAAAAAGCCTACCAACGCCAAAAAAGAGACTGTATCGTGGGATTTTCTTTCACAAGAAGCACAAAAAGCCATCTCAAAAGCTATTTCCGAGCACAAGGAGATTGTACTCCTCACGCAAACCCTAGCCAGTCCTTCTACATATGCGCTCATCGAAGATATTCAGCGCAAAGTGCCTCTCTTCTCCGTCGTGGAATACGATGCGATTTCGTACGAGCCTACCCTCGCAGCTTACGAACGCTTGTACGGACAGAGAGCGCTTCCCGACTACGATTTCTCAAAAAGTGATTTAATAATTTCCTTTGCTGCGGACTTTTTAGGTGATTGGAATGGCAAATCCTACGAGGATACGTATGCGAAAGGCAGAGTGCCAAGCGAAAAGGGGATGTCGCGCCACATTCAATTGGAAAGTAATCTCTCACTTTCGGGCGCTAATGCGGATTGGCGCATAATGCTCACGCCTTACGAGTGCGCACAGGTGATGAAAGCCTTTTACAACGCACTTTTTGGCAATCCACAGGAAGAGGCACTCGAAGGGCGATTGCAAAAGATCGTTCAACAGCTATGTGAGGAAGTAAAGCAAGCCAAAAACCCTTTGATTGTCAGTGATTTTGACGATCGCGATTTGCAACAGGCAGCAATGGAGCTCAACGAGCATTTGCATTGTGAAGCCTACCTCTCTCACGAGCCGTTGCTCATTCGCAAGGGAGATTACGGAAAAATAGCGCACTTGCTCGATCAACTCGAAAATAAAAAAGTAGGAGTGCTGTTGATACACAATTTAAATCCTGTATATACGCTTTCCTTCGGTAATGGATTTAAAAAATACCTCAAAAATGTGGATTTCATCGTCGATTTTACCCAACATTTGGATGAAACAGCCATTTGCAGCTCGTATGTAGCGCCTTTGCATCATTATTTAGAGCAATGGGGCGATGTGTGCTTCAAAAAATCGCATTACACGCTGCAACAACCCGTAATTCGTCCACTTTTTGACACAAAACAGCTTCAAGATGCATTAATGGAGTGGTTTGGATTTGAAAAAACCTATTATGACTACTTAAAAAGCCATTGGAAGAGGCACATTCTCAAAGGAAGCTCGTGGGAAAAGGCGCTTCAAGACGGGTATTTCATCGTCCAAGGAGAAGAAAACCATAAAAAACCTGCACTTTTGGTTCCTTTGGGCAAGGCGTGCCAATACACGTTTATACAAAGGCCCACCGACGGATTTCAACTCATTTTGTATCCTACAATTGCCCTTGGCGACGGTAGGCAGGCGAATAATCCGTGGTTACAAGAGCTGCCCGACCCCATTACGCGCGCTACTTGGGATAACTACGCCACACTATCCGTAATAGATGCAAAGTTGCTCGGTATTCGCAATTGGCACACCTCGGACGGCGCCTTGAATGGGCACAAAATTACGCTCATCGCAGGCGAAAAGAAGATTATGTTGCCCGCACTCATCCAACCAGGGCAGGCAGGCGGAACTATCGGTTTGTCATTGGGCTACGGACAAAAAGAGGGCTTGAAGAAGGAAATGCAAGTGGGCGTAAATGCGTATGTGCTGTACAGTGAGTTTGCCAAAGTGCAAAACATCCGCGTGGAAAAGGCGGAGGGCGAACATGAATTTGCTTGCATTCAGCTACATAACACTTTGATGGGGCGCGGTTCGATTATCAAGGAGACGACTCTCGAAGATTTTTTACATAGCGATCCACCAAAGGAAAAAGAGGCGGTTTCTCTTTGGGAAAGTGAGGCACCTACCGCAGGACATTTGTTTAAACTTTCGATTGATCTCAACGCTTGCACAGGATGCGGGGCTTGCGTTATCGCCTGTCACGCTGAGAATAATGTGCCCGTAGTAGGCAAGGAGGAAGTGCGACGTTCGCGCGATATGCATTGGTTGCGCATCGATAGGTATTACTCCTCGACCGATAGCTTTATCAATGATGCAAAACTGCTCGACCAAGCAGAGGGATTGGAAACTATCGGCGTACTGCATCGCTTAGAGCAGGCGTCAGGCAATCCACAGGTGAATTTTCAGCCCGTAATGTGTCAGCACTGTAATAATGCCCCGTGTGAGACTGTCTGCCCCGTTGCAGCCACTTCTCACGGAGCGCAAGGGCAAAACCAAATGGTGTATAACCGTTGTGTAGGCACACGCTACTGCGCTAACAACTGTCCGTACAAAGTGCGGCGCTTCAACTGGTTTGAGTACAGTGAGAACGACGCTTTTGACTTCTATATGAACGATGATATCGGGCGGATGGTGCTTAACCCAGATGTAACAGTGCGTTCGCGTGGGGTGATGGAGAAATGTTCGTTCTGCATTCAGCAAACCCAAGCGATTATTCTCAAAGCGAAAAAGGAAAACCGCCCTGTGGCTGAGGGGGAATTCAAAAATGCGTGTGCTTGCGCCGCTGCTTGCAATAGTGAGGCGATGATGTTTGATGATATTAATGATCCTTCCAGCGGATTGCGAGAAAAAATAGAAAATAAGCGTTCCTATGCCTTATTGGAGGAGATAGGCACGCGTCCGAATGTGTTCTATCAGGCGAAAGTGAGAAATGTGCGAAAAAGTGATAACCTACCTTTAGATGAATAATTATGAGCCAAAACAACCCTCCACATACCGAAGATATCCTATTGCAAGGGGCTAAAAGCTACCTCAGTGTAAGCGATGACATTAGTGCGATCGTCGAGGCGAAAACAAGTCGCACTTGGTGGCTTTGTATGGGTGCGGCATTGGCTTTCCTCGCGTGGGGCGGCTACTGTATGTATCTCACACTGACAGAAGGCATAGGGGTTTGGGGCTTGAATAAGACAGTCGGCTGGGCTTGGGATATTACGAACTTTGTGTGGTGGGTAGGTATAGGCCACGCTGGAACGTTGATTTCTGCGGTACTTTTACTTTTCCGACAAAAGTGGCGGTTAGCCATCAATCGAAGTGCAGAGGCGATGACCATCTTTGCGGTGCTGCAAGCGAGCATTTTTCCTATTATACATATGGGACGACCGTGGAAAGTGTTTTGGAACATTCCTTATCCTAACACAATGGGATCGCTGTGGGTGAATTTTAACTCTCCCCTATTGTGGGATGTGCTTGCTATCAGTACCTATCTATCTGTCTCCTTAGTTTTTTGGTGGAT from Capnocytophaga haemolytica harbors:
- the rlmN gene encoding 23S rRNA (adenine(2503)-C(2))-methyltransferase RlmN, translating into MEDTKRDIRALTKEELRSFFEANGDKAFRGNQVYEWLWNKGLHRFEDMTNLPKATREMLEAHFAINHIKVDVMQRSDDGTIKNAVRLHDGLLVESVLIPTENRTTACVSSQVGCSLNCSFCATARLKRMRNLLPDEIFDQVKVIDDQSKMFFGRPLSNIVFMGMGEPLMNYNNVLKAIDKITSEEGLGMSAKRITVSTSGVPKLIKKMADDGVKFKLAVSLHSAIDEVRTSIMPFNTQFPLSELREALSHWYQKTKNRITYEYVVWKGINDQKKDVDALIKFCKFAPSKVNLIEYNPIDDGNFQQAAAESLTMYQTMLEDAGITVTVRRSRGKDIDAACGQLANKAAKE
- a CDS encoding DUF6261 family protein, with product MATLKLLERAKVTEVDDTSDRLITLYKSESGLSKDAFLTSLFAEIQKLSDQITEAIKRDTGVSELLKADRVRNKSLSNLNRALLGYSAMPIPTLKEPAEKLHKLYNKYCVKILRKNYADKSSMIESLLQAFAGEEPVALTANLTGVKECVDDLKDSQTKFHTMRVTYEKAVAKQAQTENATALKKTLLDRINVKLVPYANTMKMVDEKKYKHFYDTIVQIITDTNAAIKLRSGKKVRKKKN
- the leuS gene encoding leucine--tRNA ligase — translated: MNYDHKKIEAFWQAYWAEHQTFKANNATDKPKYYVLDMFPYPSGAGLHVGHPLGYIASDIVARYKRHKGFNVLHPQGYDSFGLPAEQYAIATGQHPAITTAQNIARYREQLDKMGFSFDWSREVKTSDPNYYKNTQWIFAQLFEAWYDKNADKAQPISALIDIFTSQGNGKVNAACDDDTPTFSAEEWNAFPPERQQEILLKYRLTYLAETEVNWCPALGTVLANDEVINGRSERGGHPVIRKKMTQWSMRITAYAERLLTGLQSIDWSESIKESQRNWIGKSVGASITFHLQNSNENDPVIEVFTTRPDTIYGVTYLTLAPEHPLVEQITSTAQQQAVLQYKEEASKRSERDRMADTKTISGVFTGAYALHPLTHQPIPIWVGDYVLSNYGTGAVMAVPAGDDRDFAFAQFFKGKTGMPAIKNIFDKDISEGAYTEKGGFKLQNSDVLNGLDYKEAFTKAIETLIAAKSGARKVNYRLRDAVFSRQRYWGEPFPVYYVNNLPQLIDEKYYPILLPEVEKYLPTETGEPPLGNASVWAWDTESGAVVENAKVNNTTVFPMELNTMPGWAGSSWYWLSYMRDAAHREGFPESAEVNYWRDVDLYVGGSEHATGHLLYSRFWNKFLKDIGRVSVEEPFTKLINQGMILGMSAFAYRLEGTNTFVSKNRINGRKVQPLHVDISLLKDVTDELDIDKFKSWRADYANAEFELEDGRYLCGREVEKMSKSKYNVVNPDDICMQYGADTLRLYEMFLGPIDQAKPWNTAGISGVYNFLRKLWRLYAGENGLQVNDETPTEGMLKSLHKTIKKVNEDIESFSFNTSISQFMICVNELSAQKCRSRAVLEPLVVLLSPFAPHIAEELWHLLGHNQSVEYTPYPLHEDKYLVESTKEYPVSFNGKVRFKRDFPADMAPSEIEKAILADAQTVAQLAGASPKKVIVVPNKIINIVM
- a CDS encoding MFS transporter; amino-acid sequence: MAENKKSFKETIRSMSPTFWLASFLELMERWAWYGIFTLLGLYLVGSTDEGGLGFDHIQKGNIMSNVTAILYLLPLFFGVIADRIGYKLSLVIAFTIMVVGYFLMGTVHSYWAMYMVFLMVALGAAFFKPVASGLIARSTDETTGTLGFGIFYMMVNIGGFVGPAMSSYLRTQFGWKIIFIQATVVIAINLLTVLFFFKEPVVAHKEKQPILTEIKNSVMNIVDALKDKRLTILLILMMAFWTMFNQLFYTLPNFIEDWVNSSALSNWINQHLPFLGQLLTQDGQVKPEWFTNIDSLMIILLQVMVSYFVTKMKHIHAMIRGAIIATIGVSLTFFTHNWVFTVLGTMIFAIGEMASSPTLSSFIAMITPKGKEALYQGTYFLPVAAGNFFTGFIAGDLYQAWSDKFTLLQKYMGAKGMNIPEVVSSDVYTQQASQALSMNTEQFRSTFQIGQENVDWSAVVQQVRLYAEQHAIDISALPLPSKKVFFNEAANQLQMQPWELTQQLWDTYHPNKLWLVICGVGIFAVVSLYLYNLLLVRPLRSKSSGEE
- a CDS encoding isochorismatase family protein, coding for MLQIQQTQLVVLDIQGKLSQIVYKSDEMLANSRIMVQGAQALGIPILWVEQTPDKLGATHPSLVALRTDNGAITKKTFSAYGNPEFVERLQTHYRPQVLLIGIETHICIYQTALDMLEAGFEVYVVADAVSSRTADNKATALAMLQSEGVKLTTTESALFALLRTSEHPQFRTVAKLIK